Proteins encoded within one genomic window of Petrotoga sp. 9PWA.NaAc.5.4:
- a CDS encoding chemotaxis protein CheA encodes MPNMNVYLNVFLEESKENIQELNELLLKLEKNRDDAEILNDIFRIVHTLKGMAGTMEFDVLAKFSHKLENILDMLRNKKIELTDSLLDILFKAADALDESIHDIENGGKGEVESLNNLENKMDNYLELSKSENLKSIYNEFLNKENSDKETYNFFVKLDLETKRVLKNVFQKAKENNLNFFFLKVVLEEDVQLKQARAYTIYHKLEEMGCEIVYTFPSTEDIEKERFDKELIFGIITSKNSGEIAETIRHISEVDSVMIEEFSTESVDNKLEDNEIQQEEKNEKEFKLSKSIRVDINKLDELMNLMAELVIARSRIVETLNKYNLKEVDESLSQLSRITLDLQNVVMKVRMVPVAFIFNRFPRLVRDIAKDLGKKVNFIIKGEDTELDRTVADEIGDPLIHLLRNALDHGIEGPHERISKGKPEVGTIILSARHEGNGVIIEVEDDGKGLNKDEILRKAIEKGIVNAAEASKYSEEDIYNFIFLPGFSTKTYSTEISGRGVGMDVVKYTVENLKGSISLETKKDKGTKITIRLPLTLAIIEALLITVNDAVYAIPIANIDTTQRLDDGELKSVQDREVFLLRGEVIPVVRLRDLFGYSRNQPNLKENIVIIRIGNKKYGVIVDKLLGQDDIVIKSLGTLLSDVKEFSGGAILGDGRIALILDVSSLM; translated from the coding sequence ATGCCAAACATGAATGTATACTTAAACGTTTTTTTGGAAGAGTCCAAAGAAAATATACAAGAATTGAATGAACTTTTGCTGAAATTAGAAAAAAATAGAGATGATGCTGAAATATTAAACGACATTTTTAGAATTGTTCACACTTTAAAAGGTATGGCTGGAACGATGGAGTTTGATGTTCTAGCAAAATTTTCACACAAATTGGAAAATATTTTAGATATGTTGAGAAATAAAAAAATTGAGTTGACTGATAGTCTATTGGATATTCTTTTTAAAGCTGCTGATGCTTTAGATGAAAGCATTCATGATATAGAGAATGGAGGAAAAGGTGAAGTTGAAAGTTTAAATAATTTGGAAAATAAAATGGATAATTATTTAGAACTATCTAAATCAGAAAACTTGAAATCTATTTATAATGAGTTTTTAAATAAAGAAAATTCTGATAAAGAAACTTATAATTTTTTTGTTAAATTAGATCTTGAAACAAAAAGAGTCCTTAAAAATGTTTTTCAAAAAGCTAAAGAAAACAATTTAAATTTTTTCTTTTTGAAAGTGGTTTTAGAAGAAGATGTACAATTAAAGCAAGCACGAGCTTATACAATATACCATAAATTAGAAGAAATGGGATGTGAAATCGTCTATACTTTTCCAAGCACTGAAGATATAGAAAAAGAAAGATTTGATAAAGAATTAATATTCGGTATTATTACTTCAAAAAACAGTGGAGAAATTGCAGAAACTATTCGTCATATAAGTGAAGTTGATTCGGTTATGATTGAAGAATTTTCAACTGAGTCTGTGGATAATAAGTTAGAAGATAACGAAATCCAGCAAGAAGAAAAGAACGAAAAAGAATTTAAACTTTCCAAATCAATTAGAGTAGATATAAACAAATTAGATGAATTGATGAATCTCATGGCAGAATTGGTTATTGCTAGAAGTAGAATAGTTGAAACTTTAAATAAATATAATCTTAAAGAAGTAGATGAAAGTTTGTCTCAACTTTCAAGAATAACCTTAGATTTGCAAAATGTAGTTATGAAAGTAAGAATGGTTCCTGTAGCATTTATTTTTAACAGATTTCCAAGACTTGTAAGAGATATTGCCAAAGATTTAGGAAAAAAAGTCAATTTTATAATAAAAGGAGAAGATACAGAATTAGACAGAACAGTTGCCGATGAAATAGGAGATCCACTCATTCATTTGCTTAGAAATGCTTTAGATCACGGAATTGAAGGTCCTCATGAAAGAATTTCTAAAGGTAAACCCGAAGTTGGAACCATTATTTTATCAGCGAGACATGAGGGAAATGGTGTAATAATAGAAGTAGAAGATGATGGAAAAGGACTAAACAAAGATGAAATTTTACGGAAAGCTATTGAAAAAGGTATAGTGAATGCTGCAGAAGCATCAAAATATAGCGAAGAAGATATTTACAATTTTATTTTTTTGCCAGGTTTTTCTACTAAAACCTATTCTACAGAAATTTCAGGAAGAGGCGTAGGAATGGATGTAGTTAAGTACACTGTTGAAAATTTGAAAGGCAGTATCTCTTTAGAAACAAAAAAAGATAAAGGAACTAAAATAACTATAAGATTACCTCTAACTTTAGCAATAATAGAAGCTTTACTTATAACAGTAAATGACGCTGTTTATGCGATTCCTATTGCTAATATAGACACTACCCAAAGATTAGATGATGGAGAATTAAAGAGCGTGCAAGATAGAGAAGTTTTCTTACTTAGAGGCGAAGTTATCCCAGTCGTAAGGTTAAGAGATCTGTTTGGATATTCAAGAAATCAACCTAATTTAAAAGAAAACATTGTAATAATAAGAATAGGAAACAAAAAATATGGAGTAATTGTTGATAAACTACTCGGTCAAGATGATATTGTTATAAAATCCTTAGGAACATTATTAAGTGATGTAAAAGAATTTAGTGGAGGTGCTATTTTAGGAGATGGAAGAATAGCATTAATATTAGATGTATCTTCATTAATGTAA
- a CDS encoding chemotaxis protein CheW: MEDVLSFKILDQEYAFSIENIESVVDMTEITPVPNAKVFVQGLINLRGRIVPIIDLSKILEFNLPSDHKYQNILILKINDEEIGMLVDEVENVISIDPNKLEKILSKKNIYAESAKGIIKIENRLIVYLDLNAILGIQLEK, from the coding sequence ATGGAAGATGTCCTCTCTTTTAAAATTTTAGATCAGGAATATGCGTTTTCTATTGAAAATATCGAAAGTGTAGTTGATATGACTGAAATTACACCTGTACCCAATGCTAAAGTTTTTGTGCAAGGATTGATTAATTTAAGAGGAAGAATTGTACCTATAATAGATTTATCAAAAATTTTGGAATTTAATTTGCCCTCTGATCATAAATATCAAAATATTCTTATTTTAAAAATAAATGATGAAGAAATAGGAATGTTGGTTGATGAAGTAGAAAATGTGATTTCAATAGATCCTAATAAATTAGAAAAAATACTTTCTAAAAAGAATATTTATGCCGAAAGTGCAAAGGGTATTATCAAAATAGAAAATAGGTTGATAGTTTATCTCGATTTGAATGCTATTTTGGGTATTCAATTAGAAAAATAA
- the cheY gene encoding chemotaxis protein CheY: protein MGKKVLIVDDAAFMRMMLKDILTKANYEVVGEASNGQEAIEKYKELKPDFVTMDITMPVKDGIQAIKEIKQIDPNAKIIVCSAMGQQAMVIESIQAGAKDFIVKPFQPNRVIESLQKLE from the coding sequence ATGGGGAAAAAAGTCTTAATAGTAGATGATGCTGCATTCATGAGAATGATGTTAAAAGATATTTTAACAAAAGCAAATTATGAGGTGGTAGGGGAAGCAAGTAATGGCCAAGAAGCTATAGAAAAATATAAAGAATTAAAACCTGATTTTGTAACTATGGATATAACTATGCCCGTAAAAGATGGTATTCAGGCAATAAAAGAAATAAAACAAATAGATCCTAACGCAAAAATAATTGTCTGTTCGGCAATGGGACAGCAAGCAATGGTTATAGAATCTATTCAAGCTGGTGCAAAAGACTTTATAGTGAAACCCTTTCAACCAAACAGGGTAATAGAATCTTTACAAAAATTGGAGTAA
- the fliP gene encoding flagellar type III secretion system pore protein FliP (The bacterial flagellar biogenesis protein FliP forms a type III secretion system (T3SS)-type pore required for flagellar assembly.) — translation MKKIIIIILLLSISTFLFSQEIPQAPSLNIQINSEGDINTLSPTLTIFLIVTLLSLAPGFLMLFTSFTRIVVVLSFVRQAMGTRQAPPNQVMLALALFLTIMIMFPIFNNVYQNAIIPYNNGEIGYEEAIQITWDQFKNFMISEIVAHKNEDDIYMLSSAMNIELNDIQQTPFQILVPAFAISELEIAFKMSILIYLPFIIIDMVVASILLSMGMIMIPPILISLPFKIMIFVMVNGWDLLIGGLVRSFTGG, via the coding sequence ATTAAAAAAATAATTATTATTATATTACTGTTAAGTATTTCAACATTTTTGTTTTCTCAAGAAATACCACAAGCTCCTTCTTTAAATATTCAAATTAACTCCGAAGGGGATATTAATACGCTATCTCCTACTTTAACTATTTTTTTGATAGTTACATTATTATCTTTAGCACCAGGTTTTTTAATGCTGTTTACATCATTTACAAGAATTGTAGTTGTATTGAGCTTTGTGAGGCAAGCTATGGGGACACGGCAAGCCCCTCCTAATCAAGTTATGCTTGCTTTAGCTTTATTTTTAACAATAATGATAATGTTCCCTATTTTTAATAATGTTTACCAAAATGCTATAATACCCTACAACAACGGTGAAATCGGATACGAAGAAGCAATTCAAATAACTTGGGATCAATTCAAAAATTTCATGATTTCAGAAATAGTTGCCCATAAAAATGAAGATGACATTTATATGTTATCTTCTGCTATGAACATTGAGTTAAACGATATACAACAGACCCCTTTTCAAATATTAGTCCCAGCTTTTGCTATAAGTGAATTGGAAATAGCTTTTAAAATGAGCATTTTGATTTATCTTCCATTTATAATAATTGATATGGTTGTAGCGAGTATTTTACTATCTATGGGTATGATTATGATACCTCCAATTCTAATATCTCTCCCTTTCAAAATCATGATTTTTGTAATGGTTAATGGTTGGGATCTTCTAATAGGAGGTTTGGTAAGGAGTTTTACAGGAGGTTGA
- the fliQ gene encoding flagellar biosynthesis protein FliQ translates to MTEEVLLEVFENGISLFLKVVSPILIISVVVGLIISIFQAVTQLHEQTLTFAPKIIITFLALTFLFSWIMQNISDFTFDLFTHYLGMI, encoded by the coding sequence ATGACAGAAGAAGTACTTTTAGAGGTTTTCGAAAATGGAATCTCTCTTTTTTTAAAAGTTGTTTCTCCTATATTAATAATAAGCGTTGTAGTAGGACTTATAATAAGTATTTTTCAAGCTGTTACTCAATTGCATGAACAAACATTAACTTTTGCACCAAAAATAATCATTACTTTTTTAGCTTTAACCTTCTTGTTTTCGTGGATAATGCAAAATATATCAGATTTTACTTTTGATTTGTTTACACACTATTTAGGAATGATTTAG
- the fliR gene encoding flagellar biosynthetic protein FliR codes for MILETLSYNLWIYFFIFMRLTGIILFIPFFSTQFVPVNIRVFITLFISYIALLNINSSFPINSSAGLIIYYLVLNFLIGLSVGIITNIIFYAIQFAGEIIGMQMGFAMANVFDPVTNDEISLISELSFLFAVLIFFILKGPLIFYTIIMDSFNKIPVLFDLNSAGFLAFSQKLFDVFTIGLQLSMPLIAFMIIIKVALGIVSRLIPQVNVFMVGIPLEILVGFILFLGVILIWEEQISSMFFQLIQWIKKSIILLSQ; via the coding sequence TTGATTTTAGAAACTTTATCTTACAATCTTTGGATATATTTTTTTATTTTTATGCGATTAACAGGAATAATTTTATTTATACCTTTTTTCAGTACTCAATTTGTTCCGGTAAACATAAGAGTATTCATTACTTTATTTATTTCATATATCGCTTTGTTAAATATTAATTCATCTTTTCCAATCAATTCCTCTGCAGGATTGATCATTTATTATTTAGTATTGAATTTCCTTATAGGATTAAGCGTAGGAATAATAACTAACATTATATTTTATGCCATACAATTTGCTGGTGAAATTATTGGCATGCAAATGGGTTTCGCAATGGCAAATGTATTTGACCCAGTTACAAATGATGAAATTTCCTTGATATCAGAATTATCTTTTTTATTTGCAGTATTAATATTTTTTATTTTAAAGGGGCCTTTAATATTTTATACAATAATAATGGACTCATTTAATAAAATACCAGTATTGTTTGACCTTAACTCAGCTGGTTTTTTGGCTTTTTCGCAAAAATTATTTGACGTATTTACAATAGGACTTCAACTTTCCATGCCGTTAATTGCATTTATGATTATTATAAAAGTAGCATTAGGAATTGTATCAAGACTTATTCCACAAGTTAATGTTTTTATGGTCGGAATACCTTTAGAAATATTAGTAGGATTTATCCTTTTTTTAGGGGTGATTTTAATTTGGGAGGAACAGATTTCAAGTATGTTTTTTCAGCTAATTCAATGGATAAAGAAATCAATAATTCTTTTATCTCAATAG
- the flhB gene encoding flagellar biosynthesis protein FlhB, which translates to MGGTDFKYVFSANSMDKEINNSFISIDLQLFADPEKTEEPTPRRLEKAREEGNVPQSNEFNMAVSFLAMSAFLFIIFNPLLNDISKLFYDYFSLDLEFEGPELLNYELNTHSSLYIKLILFFAMAVIVSTILSMIQTRFLFTFKSLKFDLSKINPIKGFKRLFSLRSVIELLKALLKLLVVGLLTYNIIINNWNKILSLADKEPISSFRIIFDMIINILFQLGIALLALSLFDFWYQRYEYKKDLKMSKYEVKQERKEVEGNPEIKSKQRELMRRMLTSRMMQRVPEADVVVTNPTHYAVALKYDAETMQAPIVVAKGANEIAFKIRDIAFKHQIPILERPTLAQKLYHEVEIDEEVPPELYTLVAEVLAYVYKLSL; encoded by the coding sequence TTGGGAGGAACAGATTTCAAGTATGTTTTTTCAGCTAATTCAATGGATAAAGAAATCAATAATTCTTTTATCTCAATAGATCTCCAACTTTTTGCAGACCCTGAAAAAACTGAAGAGCCTACACCTCGAAGGTTAGAAAAGGCAAGAGAAGAGGGAAATGTGCCTCAATCTAATGAGTTCAACATGGCTGTAAGTTTTTTAGCTATGTCTGCCTTTTTGTTCATTATATTTAATCCTTTGTTGAATGATATTTCTAAGCTATTTTATGATTATTTCTCATTAGATTTAGAATTTGAAGGCCCAGAATTGTTAAACTACGAGTTGAACACACATTCGAGCTTATATATTAAGTTGATACTCTTTTTTGCGATGGCTGTAATAGTCTCAACAATACTTTCTATGATTCAAACAAGATTCTTGTTTACTTTTAAATCATTAAAATTTGATTTAAGCAAGATTAATCCTATTAAAGGTTTTAAAAGACTTTTTTCTTTAAGATCAGTTATAGAGCTTTTAAAAGCCTTATTAAAACTCTTAGTAGTCGGTTTATTGACATATAATATTATAATTAATAATTGGAACAAAATACTTTCTCTGGCTGACAAAGAACCAATATCTTCTTTTAGAATAATTTTTGATATGATCATTAATATATTATTTCAATTAGGAATAGCTTTGTTAGCGCTGAGTTTATTTGATTTTTGGTACCAAAGATATGAGTACAAAAAAGACTTAAAAATGTCTAAATACGAAGTAAAGCAAGAGAGGAAAGAAGTAGAAGGAAATCCTGAAATAAAATCAAAACAAAGAGAATTAATGAGACGAATGTTAACCTCAAGAATGATGCAACGAGTTCCTGAAGCAGATGTTGTGGTAACTAACCCGACCCATTACGCAGTTGCTTTGAAATATGACGCCGAAACAATGCAAGCTCCTATCGTTGTAGCTAAAGGAGCAAACGAGATTGCTTTCAAAATAAGAGATATAGCTTTTAAACATCAAATACCTATATTAGAGAGACCAACTTTAGCTCAAAAATTATATCATGAAGTTGAAATTGATGAAGAAGTTCCACCAGAGTTGTATACATTAGTCGCAGAAGTATTGGCGTATGTTTATAAACTTTCATTGTGA
- the flhA gene encoding flagellar biosynthesis protein FlhA, with amino-acid sequence MNFKFKGLDIIISIMIVGIVILMVIPIPAFLLDFLQLLNITLSIMILLATLYLKRALDISIFPSLLLVTTLLRLALNVSSTRLILLQGKNFEGKVIRAFGNFVVGGNYIVGIVIFLILVIIQFLVITKGTERISEVAARFTLDAMPGKQMSIDADLSAGLINEEEARQRREDIRREADFYGAMDGASKFVRGDSIAGLIITLINLGGGLLIGMLQQGLSIAEAAELYALLTVGDGLVAQIPALLISTSAGMIVSRAASQDNFGKDLLQQLTNDYKVLNITGGILVFLGILTPIPVLPSLILGSSLLSVGYFVKKNQKTQLSYQTAGGPGLTEKGESGTIPEKSQIPNYFNTPLTTPEEVSEIIQGDTIEIDIGYGLIPLADPNQGGDLLDRITVVRKQLAYDLGIVITPIRIRDSVLLGSNEYVIKLKGVEVGRFELFPDRLLAINSGMTTDELPGIKTKEPAFGLAAYWIDENLKEEAMEKGYTVVDAPSVFATHLSETIKKYAHEIVGTKELEILINGLRVNYASLVDTLIPTMLKMHELKKVIGALLYEKISIRNLPLIFESLIEASDKYGNDIENLVEHVRVSLGRQITESLKSEDSELHVVALDPQVEKKIMDSIIKNDSERILTLEPEYSNILIDRISKSLENMMMKGYNPVLICSKSIRYPFSRFILRFIQNIYVLAYEEVPIDTPLSVNEIIEV; translated from the coding sequence GTGAATTTTAAATTTAAAGGTTTAGATATTATAATTTCAATTATGATAGTGGGAATAGTCATTTTAATGGTTATTCCAATTCCTGCTTTTTTGCTTGATTTTTTACAACTTTTAAATATAACACTTTCGATAATGATACTTTTAGCCACACTGTATCTAAAAAGAGCTTTAGACATTTCAATATTTCCATCTTTATTGCTTGTAACTACTCTTCTTAGATTAGCATTGAACGTATCTTCTACTCGCTTGATACTTTTACAAGGAAAAAATTTTGAAGGTAAGGTTATAAGAGCCTTCGGTAATTTTGTTGTTGGAGGAAACTATATTGTAGGTATTGTTATATTTCTCATACTAGTAATAATTCAATTCCTTGTCATCACAAAAGGAACTGAAAGAATATCGGAAGTTGCAGCAAGATTTACATTAGATGCTATGCCTGGAAAACAAATGAGTATAGACGCAGATCTTTCAGCAGGATTGATAAATGAAGAAGAAGCAAGACAAAGAAGAGAAGATATACGAAGAGAGGCCGATTTTTACGGAGCTATGGATGGAGCAAGCAAATTTGTGAGAGGGGATTCTATAGCAGGATTAATAATCACTTTAATTAATTTAGGTGGTGGATTATTAATAGGCATGCTTCAACAAGGTTTATCTATTGCAGAAGCAGCAGAGTTATATGCTTTGTTAACAGTCGGAGATGGCTTAGTTGCTCAAATACCAGCTTTACTAATATCTACTTCAGCTGGTATGATTGTTTCAAGGGCTGCTTCTCAAGATAATTTTGGAAAAGATTTATTACAGCAATTGACCAATGATTACAAAGTTTTAAATATTACTGGTGGAATTTTAGTCTTTTTAGGCATTTTAACTCCTATTCCAGTATTACCATCTTTGATTCTTGGTTCTAGCTTACTCTCAGTTGGTTACTTTGTCAAAAAAAATCAAAAAACACAATTGAGTTATCAAACCGCTGGTGGACCTGGTTTGACTGAAAAAGGAGAATCTGGAACCATTCCAGAAAAATCGCAAATCCCCAATTACTTTAATACGCCGCTGACAACGCCTGAAGAAGTTTCAGAAATAATACAAGGAGACACTATAGAAATTGATATTGGATATGGTTTAATTCCTTTAGCCGATCCAAATCAAGGAGGAGATTTACTCGATAGAATAACTGTTGTTAGAAAACAACTTGCATATGATCTTGGAATAGTAATTACTCCTATTAGAATAAGAGACAGTGTTCTTTTAGGTTCTAACGAATATGTAATAAAACTTAAAGGAGTAGAAGTCGGTAGATTTGAACTATTTCCGGATAGACTCCTTGCAATTAATTCCGGAATGACAACTGATGAGTTACCAGGAATAAAAACCAAAGAACCTGCTTTTGGATTAGCAGCTTATTGGATTGATGAAAATTTAAAGGAAGAAGCCATGGAAAAAGGATATACTGTGGTGGATGCTCCCAGTGTCTTTGCAACGCATCTTTCGGAAACTATAAAAAAGTATGCTCATGAAATTGTTGGAACTAAAGAATTAGAAATTCTTATAAATGGATTACGAGTTAATTATGCTTCCCTTGTAGATACTCTTATCCCAACTATGCTTAAAATGCACGAATTAAAAAAGGTTATCGGCGCACTTTTGTATGAAAAAATTTCTATAAGAAATTTGCCATTGATATTTGAAAGTTTAATTGAAGCATCTGATAAATATGGAAATGATATAGAAAATTTAGTGGAACACGTTAGGGTTTCCTTAGGAAGGCAAATAACGGAAAGCTTAAAATCAGAAGATAGCGAATTACATGTAGTAGCCTTAGATCCACAAGTCGAAAAAAAGATAATGGATTCCATAATTAAAAACGATTCTGAAAGAATATTAACTTTAGAACCAGAATATTCTAACATCCTAATAGACAGAATTTCAAAATCTCTTGAAAATATGATGATGAAAGGTTATAATCCTGTCTTGATTTGTTCTAAAAGTATAAGATATCCATTTTCAAGGTTTATATTGAGATTTATTCAAAATATTTATGTCTTAGCATACGAAGAAGTCCCAATAGATACACCTTTAAGTGTAAATGAAATTATCGAAGTTTAA
- a CDS encoding GTPase, with the protein MENEKRNNKQNVNYFASQEERLTSKDLNEELINLIERNREISSKIDKEAQDFYNKRDLIAKEKQKVNSNDHLVESVKFEELKKMVESLNKKIDSTNLFLQELKEILYQKSYSKDFINNFILEISNLNIKENWKSDDVLKIKFEKKLSNVLQTINFNNIKGKVIFIGPTGVGKTTTLAKIAAIMKKEQLKIAFVTIDTYRIAATDQLRTYADILDIPLKICYNPQDLKTTVDSLLNYDVILIDTAGRSPKNNLQMGELKVFIDAIKPDYKILLISSNVNCEDMIKTYDSFSFLEPNCLIFTKLDETSSFGQLFSFLEHSKLPLLGITNGQRVPEDLKFPGKEQLVNVALKEVFK; encoded by the coding sequence ATGGAAAATGAAAAGAGAAATAATAAACAGAATGTCAATTATTTCGCATCTCAAGAAGAAAGATTAACCTCTAAAGATTTAAATGAAGAATTAATAAATTTAATAGAAAGAAATCGAGAAATTTCTTCAAAAATAGATAAAGAAGCACAAGATTTTTACAACAAACGTGACCTTATCGCTAAAGAAAAACAAAAGGTTAATTCGAATGATCACTTAGTCGAAAGTGTAAAATTTGAAGAATTAAAGAAAATGGTAGAAAGTTTAAATAAAAAAATAGATTCCACTAATTTATTTTTACAAGAATTAAAAGAAATTTTATATCAAAAGTCCTATTCAAAAGATTTTATAAATAATTTTATTTTAGAAATATCAAATTTAAACATTAAAGAAAATTGGAAGTCAGACGATGTGTTAAAAATTAAATTTGAAAAAAAACTTTCTAATGTTTTACAAACAATTAATTTCAACAATATAAAAGGAAAAGTAATATTTATAGGTCCAACTGGTGTCGGAAAAACTACTACTTTAGCAAAAATAGCAGCTATAATGAAAAAAGAACAATTAAAAATCGCATTTGTTACCATAGACACCTATAGAATTGCGGCTACAGACCAATTGAGAACTTATGCAGATATATTGGATATTCCTTTAAAAATTTGTTACAATCCTCAAGATTTGAAAACTACTGTGGACTCGCTTTTAAATTATGATGTAATTTTAATAGATACAGCAGGAAGAAGCCCCAAAAACAACCTTCAAATGGGAGAATTAAAAGTATTTATTGATGCCATAAAACCGGACTATAAAATATTACTTATTTCTTCAAATGTTAATTGTGAAGATATGATAAAAACTTATGATAGCTTTTCTTTTCTTGAACCAAACTGTCTAATCTTCACTAAATTAGACGAAACATCTTCTTTTGGCCAATTGTTTTCTTTTTTGGAACATTCTAAATTGCCTTTATTAGGAATAACAAACGGTCAGAGAGTTCCCGAAGATCTCAAATTTCCAGGAAAAGAGCAGTTGGTGAATGTGGCTCTTAAGGAGGTATTTAAATGA
- a CDS encoding P-loop NTPase, whose protein sequence is MKNLYEDQANGLRKEFVNSDTKIISVLSGKGGVGKSIFAVNIAAKLASYNKKILLFDSDAGFANASILLGSNVKYTLSDYMKGKVSFLECVQETSYGIKIISTGFDFNDWKIFQNSFNNGIFDEFLIVSKEIDYLIIDVGAGYSEKLNNFYLNSDKIFLVTIPEPTAVVNAYSLLKALSFLGVKSEIDIVLNMVKDKEEVENVKSVLGETVKRFLNRNIEEFYEISYDSNVHISVKSQVPLVYLKETSKFSKDIKKIADSILNIKTINENFSFSKRLKKIFGIEN, encoded by the coding sequence ATGAAAAATTTATATGAAGATCAAGCAAACGGATTGCGTAAAGAATTTGTTAACTCTGATACTAAAATTATTTCTGTTTTGAGCGGAAAAGGTGGAGTTGGGAAATCTATATTTGCCGTTAATATAGCGGCTAAATTAGCTTCTTACAATAAGAAAATACTTCTTTTTGATTCTGATGCAGGTTTTGCAAATGCTTCTATTTTATTGGGAAGTAATGTTAAATACACGCTTAGTGATTATATGAAAGGCAAAGTAAGTTTTTTAGAATGTGTTCAAGAAACCTCTTATGGAATAAAAATAATAAGCACCGGCTTTGATTTTAATGACTGGAAAATTTTCCAGAATAGTTTTAACAACGGCATATTCGATGAGTTTTTAATTGTTTCGAAAGAAATTGATTATTTAATAATTGATGTAGGAGCAGGTTATTCTGAAAAGCTCAATAATTTTTATCTTAATTCTGACAAGATATTTTTGGTTACTATTCCTGAACCAACTGCAGTTGTTAATGCTTACTCCCTATTGAAAGCTTTATCCTTTTTAGGAGTAAAAAGTGAAATAGATATAGTTTTGAACATGGTGAAAGATAAAGAGGAAGTGGAAAATGTTAAATCTGTTTTGGGAGAAACTGTTAAAAGATTTTTGAATAGAAATATAGAAGAATTTTATGAAATTTCTTATGATAGCAATGTTCATATCAGCGTAAAAAGCCAAGTCCCTTTGGTTTATCTTAAAGAAACTAGTAAATTTTCAAAAGACATTAAAAAGATAGCCGATAGTATACTTAATATAAAAACTATCAATGAAAATTTCAGTTTTTCCAAAAGATTGAAAAAAATTTTTGGAATTGAGAATTAA
- a CDS encoding flagellar brake protein, whose protein sequence is MSDFIEKVLSRNVLYTNMPLDLEIDEGYFKGSYKSILYEFDQKIYIAKIGLPIHKGAYLKIPDGTKLKVRAYSKNAVYIFKSTVYSMGKEGKVRYLIISLPEIIYRIQRRRYARIPIAEEGYFYLKKDLESSKNEVSEKYRFMSKDFSAGGMAIVTKKKLELGQKILINLNLKNEIILENFEAEVVRDIGKTPLGDYTYGIKFISVDKRFEETFVKFVFKYERQSINGIL, encoded by the coding sequence ATGTCTGATTTTATCGAAAAAGTATTATCAAGGAATGTATTATATACAAATATGCCTTTGGACTTAGAAATTGATGAAGGATACTTTAAAGGTTCCTATAAAAGTATATTGTATGAATTTGATCAAAAGATTTACATCGCAAAAATAGGTTTACCCATACATAAAGGAGCTTACCTGAAAATACCTGACGGAACCAAGCTGAAAGTAAGAGCATATTCTAAAAACGCTGTTTATATTTTCAAAAGTACAGTATACAGCATGGGAAAAGAAGGAAAAGTAAGATACTTAATAATTAGTCTTCCAGAGATAATTTATAGAATACAAAGAAGACGATATGCAAGGATTCCAATAGCTGAAGAGGGTTATTTTTATCTAAAAAAGGATCTTGAAAGTTCAAAAAACGAAGTTTCTGAAAAATATCGTTTTATGTCAAAAGATTTTAGTGCTGGAGGTATGGCAATAGTTACCAAAAAGAAACTTGAATTGGGACAAAAAATTTTAATAAATTTGAATCTAAAAAATGAAATTATACTTGAAAACTTTGAAGCTGAAGTTGTAAGAGATATAGGAAAAACACCTTTAGGAGACTATACGTATGGCATAAAGTTTATAAGTGTAGATAAAAGATTTGAAGAAACATTTGTAAAATTTGTTTTTAAATATGAACGTCAATCAATTAACGGCATTTTATAA